From the Limisphaerales bacterium genome, the window TGCTCAAGCAACCTCGGGCAGCAGTCCAAGGCTTACATCAGCCAGGCTGGTGAAACAGGCGGCTTTATGTGGCTCCTGCAGGATCGCGATGCGCTGGATGCTTACGCATCGGATTATCGGGATAACACCCCCACTACCGACCACAGGTACGATTGGGGAAACCACGGTGACCAAACCGTCAAAGGCCCTAACGGCGTTCCTGCTGGTTATCGGTTCTACCCGCGTTTACATATGAACGACATTCGTTTCGTGAATGTTTCCCCCGGCATCCGCAGCTCACTGGCTAACGCCAAAATGTTGCTCTCGCCCTCCGATCCGAAGTCCAAACGCTTCAACCAATTGGAGAGCACCCGCGGCAAACTTGACGGTGGCAGCTTCGCCTACATCGATAAGGGTAGCCAACATGGCTACCACACCGATCACCGAGGTGGCAGCTATGGCTTCCACATGGGTGGCGATGACCAAAAAGCCGAATCCGTTCTGCACTTCACCCGCAACGTCCAAGGCGAGGGTTGGGACTGGGCCATGATGCCTCGCGGCTGGTCCCTCGGCGGCTGGTGGTGGGTGAGCCCCACGTTGCGTGTGGGCACCCAAAGCGCCAACGAAAACAACCACAAGTGGGTTGGCGTAGACAACACCAACAGCGCCGGTATGGGCGGCAACGCTCGAGGTGGCGCCCACGGCATGTCCGGACTGGACGGCGGCCAAGGCAGCTACTCAACTGCTGATGGTTCCGTGAAGCAGGCCGACGACGGCCAGTGGACCGCAGCCCTCTACACGGCACAAAAGCAAAAGGGTGGTCAAACTGACTTCCCACGCCGTGGTTCGGTCAGCCGTCACCTGCACTAAGCTGCAACGACCTGATTAACATTCAAGCCCCCTGGCGAAAGCCGGGGGGTTTTTTTGTGGGCCTTCATTCATCGCGCGGGCTCAGCCGGAGCTGATTCGGAGCAGGGTTGGGTGAGCGTTCAATGCCCTCGGATTGATGACAAAGCCGCAAGGATGAATCCCTTGAAACCAACAGCCCGCATCCAACAAAGCAACAAGGCACAAAAAAAGCCCCCCAGATTGGGGGGCTTTGTGATTAATATGAAGGTCGTTTAGTTGCCTTCTTCGCCACCACCTGCGGGGGGGGGAGGAGCTGCGTTGTTGGTGTCGCCGTCGCCAGCACCACCCTCGGGAGTCTCTGTTGCGCCGCCGTCATCTTCAGCGGCGCCACAGCCAACCATAAACGTGGAGAGAGATGCCACGGCGAACGCGGTGGCCACATATTTAGTGTATTTCTTTAGCATTTTTTCTTTCTGGGTTTTCTTTGACAGGATCGATTAATCGGCCCCGTCGCCAAGGCGACTGAGCGGGCTCATTTTGCGGGAAAGACCGAACGGTTGCAACTTTTTTTTCCATCAAAAAAATCCCTCGGCAGTCCAACGGGACGCGCGGATTTACCGCATCCACATTTGATAAGGGCGCGTGAACCCGCCCTGCCGATGCCTTAATTGGAGGTTGTATCGGAGCCTTCCCGCGCATAGAATTAACGAACCTAATCCTTTTAACGCCCATGAACAAAATATCCCTGCTCCTCCCGCAGTGTGTGATCGCGTTCGCCCTTGCCTTGGCCCTTGCCTTGGCCCTTGGCTCGAGCTGCTCGCGTGACGCCAAACCCACCCCGCCCGCCGGAGGTTCGTCCGGCAAACAATCCGCCGAACGCGTCGTTCAAGCTTCCGATTTGAATCGGCGCCCTGATGGGCTGCATTATTTCAGGCAGGATACCGTCCCGTTTACCGGTGTGGTCAAAAGCACCCACACTAATGGCAAGCGGTGGATGGAAAAACCGTATAAGGACGGCCAGCCTCACGGGAAATGGCAGGAGTGGGATCCGGAGGGGAAACAAAGAACGCAGCTCTCTTTTGTCGATGGAAAACGTGACGGGGAATGTTCCGAGTGGCACCCGAACGGCCAACTCCGCTGGCGGGCGGTATTTCGCGATGGCCAACCGGAAGGGAACTGGGATGAATGGGAACCGGACGGCCTGCACGTGGGGCACCGCGAGTTTGAGGGAGGGCGTTTGGTCAAAGAATCCCTGCCGGAGGAATTGAAACAACGGATGCAAACGATGACCAACGACCGGCAGCAACTGGATCAAACGGTGTGGAAAGAGGAAACGGCCGCCCAACAGGTAGAGGCGGTGTTCACGGATTTGTGGGATGAACTGCGCGGGGCCAAGGATAAGTTTGCGCCGCTGGCCGAATTCTCGTTCTCCAGCCTGAGCCTGCCGACACAGCAATCCAACCGCACGCTGGAATGGGGCATTCTCGATCGTCGGCTCGCGCTGAGCGCGGACGCCAAACCACTGAACCCGGCCGAATGGAACGCATGGCTGGCGGCCCGCAAAGCCGAAGGC encodes:
- a CDS encoding type II secretion system protein, whose amino-acid sequence is MKNQIKKGFTLIELLVVIAIIGILASMLLPTLAKAKKKANRMKCSSNLGQQSKAYISQAGETGGFMWLLQDRDALDAYASDYRDNTPTTDHRYDWGNHGDQTVKGPNGVPAGYRFYPRLHMNDIRFVNVSPGIRSSLANAKMLLSPSDPKSKRFNQLESTRGKLDGGSFAYIDKGSQHGYHTDHRGGSYGFHMGGDDQKAESVLHFTRNVQGEGWDWAMMPRGWSLGGWWWVSPTLRVGTQSANENNHKWVGVDNTNSAGMGGNARGGAHGMSGLDGGQGSYSTADGSVKQADDGQWTAALYTAQKQKGGQTDFPRRGSVSRHLH